In Hyphomicrobiales bacterium, the following are encoded in one genomic region:
- a CDS encoding N-acetyltransferase produces MNSCAAHRLKPAPSLPEEMPHEDPQMTAVTPTLRSEIAGDHKAIADLVTEAFRTAFDSTDEARLIADLRKGGDLLLGLVAEIDNEIVGYIGFSRAMIEAEGRWIPVTVLGPIAVANGRQGEGIGTALTEAGIRTMTEGGEAVAFVLGEPDYYRCFDFSADLARPIASPWSAEAGDAHMALELVPGALAGVTGFLHYAPAFARFMPAPEEDGGEPVPPAGWSCGAA; encoded by the coding sequence ATGAATTCCTGCGCGGCACACCGGTTGAAGCCGGCGCCGTCATTGCCTGAGGAGATGCCCCATGAGGATCCGCAGATGACCGCCGTGACCCCGACGCTGCGCAGCGAGATCGCCGGCGACCACAAGGCAATCGCCGATTTGGTGACCGAGGCCTTCCGCACCGCATTTGACTCCACCGACGAAGCCCGCCTGATTGCCGATCTGCGCAAGGGCGGCGACCTGTTGCTCGGCCTCGTTGCCGAGATCGACAACGAGATCGTCGGCTATATCGGCTTCTCGCGTGCCATGATCGAAGCCGAGGGCCGCTGGATCCCGGTTACCGTGCTTGGGCCGATTGCGGTGGCGAACGGCCGTCAGGGCGAGGGCATCGGCACCGCGCTAACCGAAGCCGGCATTCGCACCATGACCGAGGGCGGCGAGGCGGTTGCCTTCGTGCTCGGCGAGCCGGACTATTACCGCTGTTTCGATTTCTCCGCGGATCTGGCGCGCCCGATTGCCTCGCCGTGGTCCGCCGAGGCGGGTGACGCCCATATGGCGCTCGAACTGGTGCCCGGCGCGCTTGCCGGCGTCACCGGCTTCCTGCACTACGCGCCGGCCTTTGCCCGTTTCATGCCGGCGCCTGAGGAGGACGGCGGCGAACCTGTGCCGCCCGCCGGCTGGTCGTGCGGAGCCGCCTGA